In Bacillus cereus ATCC 14579, a single window of DNA contains:
- the fliG gene encoding flagellar motor switch protein FliG, whose amino-acid sequence MLDEISSKEKAAILIRTLDEGVAAKVIEYMTAEEKEVLLREIAKFRVYKPETLENVLGEFLYELNVKELNLVTPDKEYIRRIFKNMPEDELEKLLEDLWYNKDNPFEFLNSLTDLEPLLTVLNDESPQTIAIIASYIKPQLASQLIERLPDHKRVETVMGIAKLEQVDGELINQIGELLKTKLNNMAFSAINKTDGLKTIVNILNNVSRGVEKTVFQKLDEVDYELSEKIKENMFVFEDLLGLEDLALRRVLEEITDNGVLAKALKIAKEEIKEKLFTCMSSNRKEMILEELDGLGPLKMTDAEKAQQTITGTVKKLEKEGRIIVQRGEEDVLI is encoded by the coding sequence ATGTTAGATGAAATCTCCTCCAAAGAAAAAGCTGCCATCCTCATTCGTACATTAGACGAAGGGGTGGCAGCAAAAGTCATTGAATATATGACAGCTGAGGAAAAAGAAGTATTACTTCGTGAAATTGCGAAGTTTCGTGTATATAAACCAGAAACGTTAGAGAATGTACTAGGAGAGTTCTTATATGAACTAAATGTAAAAGAATTGAACTTAGTCACTCCAGATAAAGAGTATATTCGTCGTATATTTAAAAACATGCCAGAAGACGAACTGGAAAAATTATTGGAAGACCTTTGGTATAACAAAGATAATCCATTTGAATTCTTAAATTCACTTACAGATTTAGAACCACTTCTTACAGTGCTTAATGATGAGTCACCACAAACAATTGCAATTATCGCTTCTTATATTAAACCGCAACTTGCGTCTCAATTAATTGAGAGATTGCCAGATCATAAGCGAGTAGAAACGGTAATGGGTATTGCGAAACTAGAACAAGTTGATGGTGAATTAATTAATCAAATTGGTGAGTTGTTAAAAACGAAATTAAATAATATGGCATTTAGTGCAATTAATAAAACTGATGGCTTGAAAACAATCGTAAACATTTTAAATAATGTTTCACGAGGTGTTGAAAAAACAGTCTTTCAAAAACTGGATGAAGTCGATTATGAGTTATCTGAGAAAATTAAAGAAAATATGTTTGTCTTTGAAGACTTACTTGGTCTTGAAGATCTTGCGCTTCGCCGTGTATTAGAAGAAATTACAGATAACGGTGTTCTTGCGAAAGCACTTAAAATTGCAAAAGAAGAAATTAAAGAGAAATTATTTACATGTATGTCTTCAAACCGTAAAGAGATGATTCTAGAAGAATTAGATGGCTTAGGACCGCTTAAGATGACGGATGCTGAAAAAGCGCAGCAAACGATCACTGGTACAGTGAAAAAGCTAGAGAAAGAAGGAAGAATTATCGTTCAAAGAGGTGAAGAGGATGTCCTTATTTAA
- a CDS encoding FliH/SctL family protein — MSLFKNRIPKNSVSFSEETYELQFPKPASVQIEEEELQADHAELRAQQESLHMEMNQLRQEQQMLERERQQLLQDKEQFQMHIHEQMEQMEAARVQFQKEQQEIAYEWTELLWDQSFHLAEKIVNQAVDSRLLDVLPILTGIVQTLPTSFEKLIITVHPETFERIQEEKENTKEYWLLQLVEWKYDFSLQFGEFVLEEEKEFFEFKFAPIFAKLRQKWEEEKLFEEQNV, encoded by the coding sequence ATGTCCTTATTTAAAAACAGAATTCCGAAGAATTCTGTTTCTTTTTCTGAAGAAACGTATGAATTACAATTTCCAAAACCAGCTTCAGTCCAAATAGAAGAGGAAGAATTACAAGCAGATCATGCAGAGCTTCGCGCCCAGCAAGAATCATTACATATGGAAATGAATCAGCTAAGGCAAGAGCAGCAAATGCTAGAACGAGAGCGTCAGCAGTTATTACAAGATAAAGAACAATTTCAAATGCATATTCATGAACAAATGGAACAGATGGAAGCAGCGCGTGTGCAGTTTCAAAAAGAACAACAAGAAATAGCATATGAATGGACAGAGTTATTATGGGATCAATCATTTCATTTAGCAGAAAAAATCGTGAATCAAGCGGTAGATTCACGATTGCTTGATGTGCTACCTATTTTAACTGGCATCGTGCAAACATTGCCAACTTCGTTTGAAAAATTAATCATTACAGTACATCCAGAAACGTTTGAACGTATTCAAGAAGAGAAGGAGAATACGAAAGAATATTGGTTACTACAATTAGTAGAATGGAAATATGATTTCTCCCTGCAGTTTGGTGAATTTGTTCTGGAAGAAGAGAAAGAGTTCTTTGAATTTAAATTTGCACCTATATTTGCGAAACTTCGTCAGAAATGGGAAGAAGAGAAGTTATTTGAGGAGCAAAATGTATGA
- the fliI gene encoding flagellar protein export ATPase FliI: MSRLLMNENEKWNKFIETPLYTKVGKVHSVQEQFFVAKGPKAKIGDVCFVGEHNVLCEVIAIEKENNMLLPFEQTEKVCYGDSVTLVSEDVVVPRGNHLLGKVLSANGEVLNEEAENIPLQKIKLDAPPIHAFEREEITDVFETGIKSIDSMLTIGIGQKIGIFAGSGVGKSTLLGMIAKNAKADINVISLVGERGREVKDFIRKELGEEGMRKSVVVVATSDESHLMQLRAAKLATSIAEYFRDQGNNVLLMMDSVTRFADARRSVDIAVKELPIGGKTLLMESYMKKLLERSGKTQKGSITGIYTVLVDGDDLNGPVPDLARGILDGHIVLKRELATLSHYPAISVLDSVSRIMEEIVSPHHWQLANEMRKILSIYKENELYFKLGTIQENEENAYIFECKNKVEGINTFLKQGRSDSFQFDDIVEAIQHIV, encoded by the coding sequence ATGAGCCGCCTGTTAATGAATGAGAACGAAAAATGGAATAAGTTCATTGAAACACCGCTGTATACGAAAGTAGGCAAAGTTCATAGTGTACAAGAACAGTTTTTCGTAGCAAAAGGGCCGAAAGCGAAGATCGGAGATGTTTGCTTCGTTGGAGAACATAACGTCTTATGTGAAGTGATTGCCATTGAAAAAGAAAATAATATGCTACTTCCATTTGAACAGACAGAAAAAGTATGTTATGGAGATTCAGTGACACTAGTTTCAGAAGATGTTGTTGTACCACGTGGTAATCACTTGCTCGGAAAAGTGTTAAGTGCAAATGGTGAAGTGTTAAATGAGGAAGCTGAAAACATTCCATTACAGAAAATAAAACTAGATGCACCGCCTATACATGCATTTGAACGTGAAGAGATTACCGATGTATTTGAAACAGGAATAAAATCAATTGATTCTATGCTAACAATTGGTATCGGTCAAAAGATTGGTATTTTTGCTGGGTCAGGTGTTGGTAAATCAACTTTACTTGGAATGATAGCAAAAAATGCAAAAGCTGATATAAACGTTATTAGTTTAGTAGGAGAACGTGGCCGGGAAGTAAAAGACTTTATTCGAAAAGAGTTAGGCGAGGAAGGGATGCGAAAAAGCGTCGTTGTTGTAGCGACGTCAGATGAAAGTCACCTTATGCAACTTCGTGCAGCGAAACTTGCAACGTCTATTGCTGAATACTTCCGTGATCAAGGCAATAACGTATTACTTATGATGGACTCTGTTACTCGTTTTGCCGATGCACGAAGAAGTGTTGATATTGCTGTTAAAGAGTTACCGATTGGTGGTAAAACACTGTTAATGGAAAGTTATATGAAGAAGTTGTTAGAGCGTTCCGGAAAAACACAAAAGGGATCTATAACAGGTATTTATACGGTGCTTGTTGATGGGGACGATTTAAATGGTCCTGTACCAGATTTAGCACGTGGTATTTTAGATGGACATATCGTATTAAAGCGTGAGCTTGCAACGCTTAGTCATTATCCTGCAATTTCAGTATTAGATTCAGTAAGTAGGATTATGGAAGAAATTGTTTCGCCACATCATTGGCAACTTGCAAATGAAATGAGAAAGATTTTATCAATTTATAAAGAAAATGAATTGTATTTTAAGCTAGGAACGATTCAAGAAAATGAAGAAAATGCTTATATTTTTGAATGTAAAAATAAAGTAGAAGGCATAAATACATTTTTAAAGCAAGGTCGATCGGATAGTTTCCAATTTGATGATATCGTTGAAGCGATACAGCATATAGTATAA